The following are from one region of the Mustela lutreola isolate mMusLut2 chromosome 9, mMusLut2.pri, whole genome shotgun sequence genome:
- the PROCR gene encoding endothelial protein C receptor — protein sequence MLTTLLPLLRLLLLPGWAFCSQDASDGLHMLQISYFRDPYQVWHRGNASLGGLTTHVLEGQDTNVTITQLQPLEAPESWVHTEEHLKTYLREFQMMVQLVHQERRLTFPLTFRCFLGCEQPPEGSPARVFFEVTMNGSSFVSFQPETALWVAGPQAPSKVVTFTVHQLNLYNRTRYELQEYLRDICVRYMQEYVTWKNSKGSQTGRSYTSLVLGVLVGSFIIAGVAVGIFLCTGGRRC from the exons ATGTTGACAACATTGCTGCCACTGCTGCGTCTACTCCTCCTGCCTGGCTGGGCCTTTTGTAGCCAGGACGCCTCAGATG GCCTCCACATGCTCCAGATCTCCTACTTCCGTGACCCCTATCAAGTGTGGCACCGGGGCAACGCGTCGCTGGGGGGACTGACGACGCACGTGCTGGAAGGCCAGGACACCAACGTCACGATCACGCAGCTGCAGCCCTTGGAGGCGCCCGAGAGCTGGGTGCACACAGAGGAACACCTGAAGACCTACCTGAGAGAGTTCCAGATGATGGTGCAGCTGGTGCACCAGGAGCGGCGCTTGACCT TTCCTCTGACCTTTCGCTGCTTCCTGGGCTGTGAGCAGCCTCCTGAGGGCTCTCCAGCCCGCGTCTTCTTCGAAGTGACTATGAATGGGAGCTCCTTTGTGAGTTTCCAGCCAGAGACAGCCTTATGGGTGGCAGGGCCCCAGGCACCGTCCAAGGTGGTTACCTTCACTGTGCATCAGCTCAACCTTTACAATCGTACTCGGTACGAACTGCAAGAATATCTGCGGGACATCTGCGTGCGGTACATGCAGGAGTATGTCACTTGGAAAAACTCAAAAG GGAGCCAAACAGGCCGCTCCTACACTTCGCTGGTCCTGGGCGTCCTGGTGGGCAGTTTCATCATTGCTGGTGTGGCCGTAGGCATCTTTCTGTGCACAGGTGGACGGCGGTGTTGA